A window from Thermostichus vulcanus str. 'Rupite' encodes these proteins:
- a CDS encoding FHA domain-containing protein, whose product MPHDVFTSVTEIGGVDLPAGQDSDRSEELFDRIPEQPLSYPEFTLSICHPLRPCSYILREAAYAVGRDPSNALQIVNRFVSRRHAYLVRVPTKSSRTGFTYCLIDGNRRGQSSTNGVFVNGTRVATHYLKSGDVIYFGPEIRAYFFEVARIPHVPNPFISGITEDPRRGSGSIRAESDL is encoded by the coding sequence TTGCCACATGACGTTTTTACTTCGGTTACTGAGATTGGCGGGGTAGATCTTCCAGCCGGTCAAGATTCGGATAGGTCGGAGGAGTTGTTTGATCGGATACCGGAGCAGCCGCTGTCTTACCCAGAGTTCACGCTGTCGATTTGTCATCCCCTCAGGCCCTGTAGCTACATTTTGCGGGAAGCTGCCTACGCAGTTGGACGGGATCCCTCCAATGCCCTGCAAATCGTTAATCGTTTTGTTTCCCGTCGCCATGCTTATCTGGTGCGGGTGCCCACCAAATCCAGTCGTACAGGTTTTACCTATTGCTTGATCGATGGCAACCGGCGCGGCCAATCCAGTACCAATGGGGTGTTTGTCAACGGGACGCGGGTGGCTACTCATTACCTGAAGAGCGGGGATGTGATCTACTTTGGGCCGGAGATACGGGCCTATTTCTTCGAGGTGGCTCGTATTCCCCATGTGCCCAATCCATTTATTTCCGGCATTACGGAAGACCCTCGCCGGGGATCGGGATCCATTCGGGCGGAGTCTGACTTGTAG